In Salana multivorans, a single genomic region encodes these proteins:
- the atpB gene encoding F0F1 ATP synthase subunit A: MNAAGLLMAESEHGGGFHIPSIGEFFPPAIWFEGTPFEINRIMLVRIVITIALILWLWLSTRHAKLVPGRAQSVVELALDFVRVQIVESVLGKEVGRRYLPMLTSLFFIIMAMNVAGVIPFLNIAGTSVVGLPVVLAVWVYVVYLYSGFKKQGIGYLKNSLFPSGVPPFMYVLITPIEILQVFVLRPFTLALRLLANMMAGHLMLVLCFAATHFLLFEGGGLIKTTGVLTFVGGLGITLFELFVAFLQAFIFTLLASVYIQMSLEEEH; this comes from the coding sequence ATGAACGCGGCTGGACTTCTCATGGCCGAGAGCGAGCACGGCGGTGGCTTCCACATCCCGTCGATCGGCGAGTTCTTCCCGCCCGCGATCTGGTTCGAGGGGACGCCCTTCGAGATCAACCGGATCATGCTGGTGCGCATCGTCATCACGATCGCGCTGATCCTGTGGCTGTGGCTGTCGACCCGGCACGCGAAGCTGGTCCCCGGTCGCGCGCAGAGCGTCGTCGAGCTGGCGCTGGACTTCGTCCGCGTGCAGATCGTCGAGTCGGTGCTGGGCAAGGAGGTCGGCCGCAGGTACCTGCCGATGCTGACCTCGCTGTTCTTCATCATCATGGCGATGAACGTCGCCGGGGTGATCCCGTTCCTCAACATCGCCGGGACGTCGGTCGTCGGCCTTCCGGTCGTCCTCGCCGTGTGGGTGTACGTCGTCTACCTGTACTCCGGCTTCAAGAAGCAGGGGATCGGCTACCTCAAGAACTCGCTGTTCCCCAGCGGCGTGCCCCCGTTCATGTACGTGCTCATCACGCCGATCGAGATCCTGCAGGTGTTCGTGCTGCGGCCGTTCACGCTGGCGCTGCGACTGCTCGCCAACATGATGGCCGGCCACCTCATGCTCGTGCTGTGCTTCGCCGCGACGCACTTCCTGCTGTTCGAGGGCGGCGGTCTCATCAAGACGACGGGCGTGCTCACGTTCGTCGGCGGTCTCGGCATCACGCTGTTCGAGCTGTTCGTCGCGTTCCTCCAGGCCTTCATCTTCACGCTCCTCGCCTCCGTGTACATCCAGATGTCGCTGGAGGAGGAGCACTGA